CGAAGACGATTGCGCCCGCGATCGCGTAACGAAAGCCGGCGAACAGGAGCGGCGGGACGTACTCGAGTCCGATCTCGATTGCGACAAACGAACTCCCCCAACACAGTGCGAGTATCGAAAAGAGCACCGCTTCGCGGTACCCATCTGGAACCGAACCGATTGTATTCATATTCCATTCGGAAATCGCCATCATATTTAGACCCTTCTACAAGCACGCGGTGTTTTGAAAATCAAAAATCACACATATGAATGTATTCCGAATCAGCCACCACATAACGGACTATCCTTGGAGAAATATTCAATTACGTCGGTCGGAAAACACATGTCGCCCGGGGCCGAACCTCGTCCTATGGACGAACGCGACGTGCGCCTCCTCAAGGCGATCGCCGAACTCGAGACGGGGAGTCCCGAACGGCTCCACGAGGCGACCGGCATTCCGATCTCGACGATCCACTATCGCCTCAACAATCTCCGGGAGGAGGGAATCATCGAGAACGACCACTACGATATCGATCTCGAGGAACTCGGTCTGGGCGTCACCGTGCTGATCGAGGTTCACGCGGACTATCAGGGCTCCTACGAGACGTTCGCGGATCGGCTACTGACCGTCGAGGGAGTCACGAACGTCTACTTCACGATGGGCGAGACGGATTTTATCGTCATTGCGCGCCTGAGCGACAGCGGCATGGTCGAACGCCTGATCGCCGAATTCGAACAACTCGAGGGCGTCGAATGGACCGACTCGACGTTTGTCATCTCGGCGATCGAAGAACG
This genomic stretch from Natrinema sp. SYSU A 869 harbors:
- a CDS encoding Lrp/AsnC family transcriptional regulator; amino-acid sequence: MDERDVRLLKAIAELETGSPERLHEATGIPISTIHYRLNNLREEGIIENDHYDIDLEELGLGVTVLIEVHADYQGSYETFADRLLTVEGVTNVYFTMGETDFIVIARLSDSGMVERLIAEFEQLEGVEWTDSTFVISAIEERDALQSYSLETLLEELVGE